The Benincasa hispida cultivar B227 chromosome 11, ASM972705v1, whole genome shotgun sequence genome has a segment encoding these proteins:
- the LOC120091235 gene encoding tropinone reductase homolog yields the protein MSSPLQRWSLNGFTALVTGGTRGIGYAIVEELASLGAAVHTCSRNQTELDERLKEWEQKGFKVTASVCDLTSKSQRQHLIDTVSSIFDGKLNILVNNAGTVTLKPATEHTSEDYNYMMSTNFEASYHLSQISHPILKASGYGSIVFVSSIAGVTALPRISIYAASKAAINQLTKNLACEWAKDNIRVNTVAPWGVRTTISKPDAAVVEEYGRLIGRTPAGRIGEPEEISSVVAFLCLPAASYVTGQIICVDGGYTAGGW from the exons ATGAGCTCCCCACTTCAAAGATGGTCTCTCAACGGCTTCACCGCCCTCGTCACCGGCGGAACCCGAGGCATTGG GTACGCCATAGTTGAAGAACTGGCTTCACTTGGGGCGGCCGTACACACCTGTTCCCGTAACCAAACAGAGCTCGACGAAAGGCTAAAAGAATGGGAACAAAAAGGCTTCAAAGTCACTGCCTCTGTTTGTGATCTCACTTCAAAATCTCAGCGTCAGCACCTCATTGACACTGTTTCTTCCATCTTCGATGGAAAACTCAACATCCTC GTCAACAACGCCGGGACGGTAACATTGAAACCAGCAACAGAGCACACAAGCGAGGATTACAATTACATGATGAGCACAAATTTTGAGGCTTCTTATCATCTCTCCCAAATTTCGCATCCAATTTTGAAGGCATCTGGCTATGGAAGTATTGTGTTTGTGTCGTCCATTGCAGGAGTCACTGCTTTGCCAAGAATTTCAATCTATGCGGCATCCAAAG CGGCAATTAACCAACTCACTAAAAACTTGGCGTGTGAATGGGCAAAGGATAACATTCGTGTCAACACAGTGGCACCGTGGGGGGTTAGGACAACAATTTCTAAACCGGATGCGGCGGTTGTGGAAGAATATGGGCGGCTGATCGGGCGGACGCCGGCGGGGCGGATCGGAGAGCCGGAGGAGATATCTTCGGTGGTGGCATTTTTGTGCCTTCCTGCGGCTTCTTACGTGACTGGACAGATCATTTGTGTGGATGGCGGCTACACGGCCGGTGGTTGGTAG